A single region of the Rhipicephalus microplus isolate Deutch F79 chromosome 10, USDA_Rmic, whole genome shotgun sequence genome encodes:
- the LOC119181761 gene encoding endothelin-converting enzyme 2, translating into MLRKQATNQPAMQQKTRRRGPHFETVSNEEDGPERGGGLGPLASSFLGVVLTLSAITVGLSVLRYRLNNRDTLGDVGRGSWNTCQSQLCLAHFRRLRDSLNRSTSPCDDFYRFACGAWQPRVSAAQTALRDLLDVAQLDFIRYLETPATSATTSYDQAGMATILPNGRATALPTGHPGQERNRAERAYHFCLQRGGDVAADVVMLREFLANRSLSWPDRATSAPAAHEPLDVLLDLELNWNLGLWFTVRISPPFAQATPRSKVARRLLRISRGIVSSGWKKALDATVSRREYKARVRRFYDALRTNNFVAISDKDVEDLRRDESAIANALSDSANGGQIEMAFPLKQIQKLATPHLTTAQWLTLLNWHLRKLSGIRLTDADGVLATNVRLLQAVDNLLGFFSADTLLYQFAWCLVQLLGWMADPALPGRPVAKTQSPAENRRADCFWAAQRAFGLAFLSGYVLVNYPASVHSAVDNILMTVTQTAIDLFVKSPWIDRESRAAAVDKLRRVNITLWPPDAYLNESVVDEVLKQFPEPGGVGVTMLRYWLDVMKARRSLIGMKSRQRGTEEDAFLFYSEDTQSQQRALFRYHYFPNMLAVSLHGLRSPLFVEGGGRAVNMGALGAQYAAALSRAFDPRGVLVDGRGSTSGLWWGKASYQEYERRTVCHAAGADRVDSYFEGLAAVEIAYAAFNATRSISEGNNRRGFLKRRPQTFLGLSEDQAFFVSFCQASCAREPTDRQRMSCTLPLKNFPVFAAAFTCPVASAMNPSKRCRFFEGTRPEHVAVTAASLRPLVPTTRHK; encoded by the coding sequence ATGTTGAGGAAGCAAGCAACCAACCAGCCAGCCATGCAGCAGAAAACGAGGCGTCGTGGCCCCCACTTCGAAACTGTATCCAACGAGGAAGACGGACCCGAGCGTGGAGGAGGCCTCGGTCCCCTGGCGTCATCCTTCCTGGGTGTGGTGCTAACACTGAGCGCCATCACAGTCGGCCTGTCGGTGCTGCGCTACCGACTGAACAACCGCGACACCCTCGGTGACGTGGGTCGTGGCTCATGGAACACATGCCAGTCACAGCTGTGCCTGGCCCACTTCCGCAGGCTCAGGGACTCGCTGAACCGGAGCACTTCCCCTTGCGACGACTTCTACCGCTTCGCTTGCGGCGCCTGGCAGCCGCGCGTTAGCGCGGCGCAAACTGCTCTTCGCGACCTTCTGGACGTAGCGCAGCTAGACTTCATCCGGTACCTCGAAACACCGGCCACGTCAGCGACGACGTCGTACGATCAGGCGGGAATGGCGACAATATTGCCCAACGGCAGGGCAACAGCACTCCCGACCGGTCATCCCGGACAAGAACGCAATCGAGCAGAACGTGCGTACCACTTCTGCCTGCAGCGCGGCGGCGACGTCGCGGCCGACGTCGTGATGCTCAGAGAGTTCCTCGCCAACCGGTCGCTGTCGTGGCCTGATAGGGCGACCTCAGCGCCCGCAGCGCATGAGCCTTTGGACGTTCTTCTAGACCTCGAGCTCAACTGGAACCTCGGCCTGTGGTTCACGGTGCGGATCTCGCCCCCTTTCGCCCAGGCCACACCCAGAAGCAAGGTCGCCCGCCGTCTCCTGAGAATCAGCCGCGGCATCGTCTCCAGCGGCTGGAAGAAGGCTCTCGACGCCACGGTGTCCCGCAGAGAGTACAAGGCCCGCGTGCGTCGGTTTTACGACGCCCTGAGAACGAACAACTTCGTTGCCATCAGCGACAAGGACGTCGAAGACCTACGCCGTGACGAGTCGGCCATCGCCAACGCACTGTCCGACTCGGCGAACGGCGGCCAGATCGAGATGGCATTCCCACTGAAGCAAATTCAAAAGCTGGCCACGCCTCACCTGACCACCGCTCAGTGGTTGACGCTGCTTAACTGGCACCTGAGAAAACTCAGTGGCATCAGGCTGACCGATGCGGACGGCGTGCTCGCCACCAACGTCAGGTTACTGCAGGCCGTCGACAATCTTCTTGGCTTCTTTTCCGCCGACACACTGCTGTACCAATTTGCTTGGTGTCTGGTGCAGCTTCTCGGCTGGATGGCGGACCCAGCGCTACCAGGTCGACCCGTCGCGAAAACTCAGTCGCCGGCCGAGAACCGGCGTGCCGACTGTTTCTGGGCGGCGCAGAGGGCCTTCGGTCTCGCCTTCTTGTCCGGATACGTACTGGTCAATTACCCGGCGTCAGTTCACTCCGCGGTGGACAATATCCTCATGACCGTCACTCAGACGGCCATCGACCTATTCGTCAAATCTCCCTGGATAGACCGCGAGAGCCGAGCGGCAGCCGTCGATAAGCTGCGTCGCGTTAACATTACCCTGTGGCCACCGGACGCCTACCTCAACGAATCCGTTGTGGACGAAGTCTTGAAGCAGTTCCCGGAACCCGGCGGCGTCGGCGTCACCATGCTTCGCTACTGGCTTGACGTCATGAAGGCGCGCCGTTCGCTGATTGGAATGAAGAGCCGTCAAAGGGGAACCGAAGAGGACGCCTTCTTATTCTATTCCGAAGACACGCAATCTCAGCAGCGGGCCCTCTTCAGGTATCACTACTTCCCGAACATGCTTGCGGTCTCGCTACACGGTCTGCGCAGCCCGCTCTTCGTCGAGGGCGGAGGTCGCGCCGTTAACATGGGGGCCTTGGGTGCACAGTACGCCGCAGCCCTGTCTAGGGCATTTGACCCACGTGGCGTACTCGTGGACGGGCGTGGTTCGACTTCCGGCCTCTGGTGGGGCAAGGCGTCGTACCAGGAGTATGAGCGACGGACGGTATGCCACGCGGCCGGCGCCGACAGAGTCGACTCGTACTTCGAAGGCCTGGCGGCTGTCGAGATAGCGTACGCAGCCTTCAACGCGACGCGATCCATAAGCGAAGGCAACAACCGACGGGGATTCCTAAAACGGAGACCGCAGACGTTCTTGGGACTCTCGGAAGACCAGGCCTTCTTCGTGTCCTTCTGCCAGGCGTCGTGCGCCCGCGAGCCTACGGACAGGCAGCGAATGTCCTGCACTCTGCCGCTGAAGAACTTTCCGGTGTTCGCCGCGGCATTCACTTGTCCCGTCGCGTCGGCCATGAATCCCTCGAAGCGTTGCCGCTTCTTCGAAGGGACAAGGCCGGAGCATGTCGCCGTCACGGCGGCATCTTTGCGGCCGCTGGTGCCGACGACGCGTCATAAATAA
- the LOC119180863 gene encoding caspase-3 — MSGMSGDDLQARDRIGSTNSEVDARSIFGGIFGKQSASPYPVLPTSLEAEEYNMSHKRRGKCVIFNNRNFEIHTKLSERRGTDMDAENLRSCFRHLGFETVVYTDLSCKKTQETLEILGKQDYSDDDCFVCCFLTHGETDVLYGTDGKFPVSAVMEPFHGDVCSSLLGKPKLFFIQACRGDRLDSGTQAVLDTADSPNRIYRIPTQADILAAYSTVPGFYSWRNTMQGSWFIQALCSVLRQRAHIADLLSMLTVVCRRVALDYESYTPNDLHMHRKKQVPFITSTLTRQVYLRAKPGAAYS; from the exons ATGTCCGGCATGAGTGGGGACGACTTGCAAGCGCGCGACCGAATAG GCAGTACTAACAGTGAAGTTGATGCTAGGAGCATTTTTGGGGG GATCTTCGGTAAGCAGTCCGCATCCCCCTATCCTGTGTTGCCCACATCGCTGGAAGCGGAAGAGTACAACATGTCACACAAGAGACGGGGCAAGTGTGTGATCTTCAATAACAGG AATTTCGAAATCCACACCAAGCTGAGTGAGCGAAGGGGCACGGACATGGACGCCGAAAACCTTCGGAGCTGCTTCCGTCACTTGGGTTTCGAGACGGTCGTGTACACTGATCTGTCGTGCAAAAAAACGCAGGAAACTCTAGAGATCC TTGGAAAGCAAGACTACTCGGACGACGACTGCTTTGTGTGCTGCTTCTTGACGCACGGCGAAACCGACGTTCTTTACGGAACGGATGGAAAGTTTCCTGTCAGCGCCGTTATGGAGCCCTTTCACGGTGATGTCTGTTCCAGCCTGCTCGGCAAACCAAAGCTATTCTTTATTCAG GCGTGTCGGGGAGACAGACTCGACTCGGGCACCCAGGCAGTTCTGGACACTGCAGACTCTCCTAACCGGATATACCGTATTCCCACTCAAGCTGACATTCTGGCCGCCTACTCCACAGTGCCAG GCTTCTACTCGTGGCGTAACACGATGCAAGGCTCCTGGTTCATTCAGGCCCTCTGCTCGGTGCTCCGACAGCGGGCACACATTGCGGATCTGCTCTCAATGCTGACAGTGGTGTGCCGCCGCGTGGCTTTGGACTACGAGTCGTACACGCCGAACGACCTCCATATGCATCGCAAGAAGCAGGTTCCCTTCATCACCTCCACACTGACCCGGCAGGTCTACTTAAGGGCGAAACCAGGAGCTGCATACTCCTAG